The proteins below come from a single Deltaproteobacteria bacterium genomic window:
- a CDS encoding diguanylate cyclase encodes MIVISRGHISHKKAVGGDSKVEAEARARHSILSVDDDEDVLALLHEIVSSLGHDSSTAADGVDAIEKLNEQHFDIVITDINMPRMDGTELIRKICAEHEDIDVIAVTGYHNNYSYTDVIEAGASDFIAKPFNVNELEAKINRILRERTQREQLKHLSLRDGLTGLYNRRHFDENIKREAGRAFRQHYGLYLLLIDVDNFKNYNDRYGHQQGDKVLKELAHIMMLHIRENVDSCYRYGGDEFAVIIPHANLEQAVMVAERLRTRYNDCKLEPTSLSIGIASLEGSIETMEENIQQLLLNADRNLYAAKNKGGDQICTESQRAS; translated from the coding sequence TATTTCTAGGGGGCATATTTCCCATAAGAAAGCGGTTGGAGGAGACAGCAAGGTGGAGGCAGAAGCACGGGCAAGGCACTCCATACTTTCAGTTGACGACGATGAGGACGTGCTTGCACTTTTGCACGAAATAGTGAGCAGTCTCGGCCACGACAGCAGTACTGCTGCCGATGGCGTGGACGCTATTGAAAAGCTGAATGAGCAGCACTTTGATATTGTAATCACGGACATCAATATGCCGCGTATGGACGGCACTGAATTGATCAGAAAAATCTGTGCAGAGCACGAAGACATCGATGTGATTGCTGTGACCGGCTATCACAACAACTACAGTTATACAGACGTCATCGAGGCCGGCGCCAGCGATTTTATAGCCAAACCCTTTAATGTGAACGAACTGGAAGCAAAAATAAACCGCATTCTCAGGGAGAGAACTCAACGAGAGCAGCTCAAACACCTGTCCCTTCGAGATGGACTCACTGGCCTCTATAACCGTCGACACTTTGACGAAAATATCAAAAGAGAAGCGGGACGAGCATTCAGGCAGCATTACGGCCTGTACCTTCTTCTCATCGACGTGGACAATTTCAAGAATTACAATGATCGTTATGGTCATCAACAAGGGGATAAGGTACTGAAAGAATTGGCCCATATCATGATGCTCCATATCCGGGAAAACGTCGACTCATGCTATAGATACGGCGGTGATGAGTTCGCTGTCATTATTCCACATGCCAACCTGGAGCAGGCAGTGATGGTGGCTGAACGTTTGAGAACTCGATACAACGACTGCAAGCTGGAGCCTACCAGTCTGAGTATAGGCATTGCCTCCTTGGAGGGCAGCATTGAAACAATGGAGGAAAATATCCAGCAACTGCTCCTGAACGCTGACCGGAACCTCTATGCTGCCAAGAACAAGGGCGGAGATCAGATCTGCACTGAAAGTCAGCGTGCCAGTTAG